The genomic region TTTAAAAACAGATTATCTAAAAATCACAGTGCATTAACCTCTTTGCACATATACCATTTTTAAGCACAGGAGTCACTAGGAGTCAAATTAATAATAAGTTTATGTTTTTAGTATCTCTCTTCTTAAGAATATAGCATATGTAACTTAAAACTCATCAGAAAAACACCCGCCAtggaataattattttcataatctATTTATGctaaagataaaataaacataaataatCGGAAATCAATTATCTTATACACTGTCTTTTATAAGTCTTCTCTTAGACTACTACAAAATTACTGTCTAGTTTATATCTTTGCATCAAAAGGACTAAACAAAGTGCACTACAGAAGAACTATAAGTTTGATATCTTGAATCAGATTTCTAGAGTTAATTTACATTCTAATGAAATTTTCATTGGACTTTCACTAGTGATATTGCAAAAATCTTTGCAATGCAAATTACCAGGCCTAAGTAAAAACTAACTTAATGAGTATAGAACATGAAGAAATTATTAAGCATTTGTGTATAAATGATTAAGTAAGCCTATACATGTTTAAGTAAGTATTTACATTCTTTTTTGAATCTTAACCTGAATTAGAACTTCATTTCTATTGCTTTCTTCTACAGGGATGAAATTtgcaagaatattttcctttatggtCCTCTCAGTTTTCTGATTATTCTCATTTGTTGTTTCTATATCTGGTTAACAGATTTAAGGAACTGCTCATTTCTATCTCTTTATACTTCTGTTCTTCTGCTTTCATCAGTTTTTATTCTGTCTGCAGTTTAAACAATTGTTTGCTCTAGAAAAACCCGTATAAGATGGGTGGGAAAGAGAGGATGGCCAGGGAAAGAACTTCGAAAGAATAATTATAGAAATTATTACTttgacaaaataatttattcttagAATATTTGGCATCTCTGGTAGAAATTGTAGGGAATGTCTGCTCCATCTCCAGGGTGAAAACCAAGTAACCTGGAAGGCTAGACTCACAACAAAGAGGTACTGGGATGTTTAAACTCAAAACTTCACAACAATTGTTCTTGCAGAGGCTGCATCATCACCCAGGCCAGCGAAATCACAGACCCTCTTGAATCACACCCTTCCCATTCCCCAGTCAGTGAGGAAGATGTGTCATGGTACCTCTGGAGTATGTTTCCTTTTATTGCTGCGGTGCCTGCATATCTTTGAGAAGTGGTGgcaataagataaaaaaaaagagcaacccagagctgtcttttcattttcttagagCTGTGTGACATTAAAGTACCTATTTACAAAATAGATTGATATAGAAAGCTGTATTAAAGAGCTGAAATggctgaaaaaaacaacacaatgCAAGCTTCTCCCTTGAAAGAGTTCAGCTGAGAGCTGAACTTTGTCATTGAATAACAACTATGAATTGTTTCAGCGTGGGAAATCTTTTCAGCTGATTTAAGACGAGTTACTTGTAGAGCTTGATAATATAACTTCTGCAGTACTGCAACAGCAATTGTGTGGAAATGATGTGACTCAATACACTTTTTCTAAGAACTTCTCCTTgtcctctgggtttttttctatgcaATGTGACCCATTACTACCATCAGACTGGATCTAGTCCAAATATTTAGATCCAGGCGTGATTTCAATCATTTACTGAGTTATATCAGCCTAAAAAACTTCTAACTACATGTATGTTTCACATTGTCTTTAATACTTTTGTAATAATTCCTATTTCTGACTGCAGTGTCATGGTTGAGCTCTGTAACGGGCTATTGCAGTCCTTTAAGTGAATAAATCCATTCCACAACAGTTACCCTCTTAAAATAAttactggaaaaaatgaaagtataATCATTAGTCCAATAATAGCTCTAGTAGAAGAAAACTATATTATGTAATATTGGCTCTCTGAAACATTATATTAggcaaattaaatttttaaagaaaactaaaatgctTAACTCTATAGTAAGACTAAAACAGTGCCATGCTGGGTGTGAAGGGGAAATAACCATCAATGGTGAAATATCTTTGGATTGTTTAGTAACATTACCATTCACAGCCACggaatacattattttttattgtaaacTTTGTTCCTTAGAGAAGTATAAATCTTGAAATTGTGTCAATACTTTGCACAGTAAATAGCCTCTGGAGGCAAAAAATGTTTAAGACCATCTATCAAGTATAAGAAGTTGATAGCAATTAAAATCAGAGCTGTTTATGTATAAACATAAATTGCAGAGGTAGCTTCAAATTGGCCAATAAAAATCTTGGCTGGCTAGAAATTCCAGTTGCAAAAGACTGCAAAAAGCCACATCTGAATTTTAAGAACTGGTTTTGTAGCGTACACTTTTTTCTTTAGGGACAATATATTCTATGAAATTTTATGACATTTAGAGAAatctatttatctatttatttatttatttccacatTCAGgcgttctttaaaaaaaacagtaaacCAAATAATGAGAATAACAAGATAGCTTAGATAACATTTTGCTTGTATTAGATGAGTGCCTAGGTCAGCTAAGTGAAGGAAGGACTCTCCTTCTCCCGTTGAATTTCTTCCACTGTAAGAgaacttcctttccctcctgttCAGATGTGAGAAAGACACCtcaaggaaaggaaagcttAGAATGGGATCAAAATGAGCAGCTGTTATAACTGAGATTTTGGTGTTCAAGACAGGAATACCTCCCACTGAGGAGTGGCAGACCACATTTCACTGCAGGTAGCTGGCTATGCCTTGGGTCTCCTCTGCTTTTTTGGAGGAGTCAAGGGAGTAGTCTTCATTCTTTGGCTTCCAAGGGCAGGGCTACTGATAGGTTCCTCAGTAACACAAGAGGTATAGAGGAGCCATAGGAAACAAAAGTATTCTAGTGTTTTTAAACTTAGACTTTGTCATATAGTCTCTCCACCAAGTATCTGTGAGAATTTCACAAAATAAGACATGAACAAATCAATAGAGGAAACAGCCTCTGAACCACAATGCAGGCACAATTGTCTCCTTGTGCATTAAATTAACCAATTAATGTTTCCTCTTGCCTTAGTCTGTTCTAATAAGGCTTGACTGTCGCTTATCAGCCCCTAATCTTCTAAATGATGAGTAAGAACTGCAGCTGGATTTGCAAGAGCCTTTGGGGCACAATACCAAACTCCCAGAGCACCGAAGATCCATTCTTGGAATTATGCATATTAGAGGTTCTCATTCATTACCATTTACTTCACACAGATATCCACTAATAAGATCAGcttggttttattatttattaaatgctATTAAATAGATACACTGTACAGCCAATCTCTATATATAATGCACTCCTCAAAAGATAAGCTTTATCTTGTGTAAAAAGATCATTTCAGATACCAATACTCCTTAGAGACAACTGACTTTTCCTCCTTTGTGGGCTTGTTTTTCCTGACAGGGTGAGCTctagtttaaaatgttttggagtaagaaaaatatttccagagtAACTGAAAGTGATTTTTGTGAGCAACGTGCATTAGTTAACTAATTAGAATAACAATGTTGGGAAAGAGTTGCAGGTAATGAGCAACTAACAgggataaattatttttaataggcaATGGCAGTGTCTTCAGAATGGTAAATGCTTTCCTGTTGTatgacaataaataaataaatttattttactgaGAGTTGCCTTATGAACTCTGAAGCTGAGGGAGGGGGAGCAGGAGAATAGATTCATTTAGATAAAATGCTATTAAATTGCCTGTATACTGTCCTGTCAGACAACTATCGACCCCATCCCATGGGAGAAATTGATTTCCGTGCAAAGAACTATGTGCTTTCTGCCGTGTATTGCTTCACTGCTATTACTCTGGTAATCACACACGGctgcctcttttccttttgctccCTCTCTGTCTATTTGTTGTGGAAAGATTGATAGAGAGACACGAGGGATTAAGATTGCCATATTTGTTGTTATTTGACCTTTTCAGTTatgttctgttaaaaataaaaaataattattttgtagtAATGTACATATGAATTTGCTTAAGTGGTCCATAAGTAAGACTTTAAGGAGGAAGCATTTACCTATAGACCTATTAGAGGCAACTCAGAGAAATGAATTCAGATGCAGCTGAGAATGGTCCCTGCCTCTGTAAAGCTAAGTTAGTTCTCAACACAACAAGATCTAAAGACgggaaaaataatgcaaattacTAACACCAGAATCACGTAAATGTTGAAAAGTGAAATGACAAATACCTTTTGTCAGCTCTCACTAATGAGAGTCATTTTTTATCACGACAAAAACACTTGAGGTCAAGAAACTCTGCAATTAAATAAGAAGCAAGGTCTTTACTAGTCATGAAATGGTCACACATTGTTTCTCAGATAATGCAGCTTCAATTTACAAAACGGTCTGACAAGTTGCATATGTTCTTGCCTTTTTCTACTATTTCTTGTCATTCTTACATTAGTTTCATTGTTGTGACTCACTTGAGCATTATCAGTGCTAAAGCAGATGTTTGAATGTCTGCTTGTGGGATTTTGGTCCTTGCTGTTCTCTGGGAGCCTTGAGGGGAATCTTCAAATGGGAAAAAGCCAGGACAGACCTCTTTGCTCAACCTCCTGCCAGCGCTAAGGGAACACTCAGAAGAGAATAAAGATCTACTGGTAGATGataactattttattttagtagtCACAGGCTGCTGCATTAGGCCTAGGGAGGGAAGCGTGGGATGCCTTAATTAAAGCCACGTACTTGCCCAGACATAAAGACTAGAAGGCTGCTAAGTCCATCGTTGCACACATGCCTGAGGTTATGCCAAATATCTAGagtttcagtgtttttatttgtattatgCTGGATGGACACAGCGGCAAAACCAGAATCATTGGTCATCTGTAGAAATCATTAAAGACAGGATGAAGCTTCTCATCTGCCTTTTACTTGGCCACATCCTTTAATCTGTAGTAAATAGACGTAAAACGCTGTTCAGTCAAAATCATTGCCTTACACTGACCTTATGCTGTTCTGTGTAAAGAGGTGGCAGAACCATGATAAAGCCTCCGTGAGTGAGGCATGTTAAATGTCTTCAAAAAAATTTCACTGTGCTCTTGGGCACGTAGCCAGCTTTCTCTACCTGTACCCCAGTAGCTGTTTGAcaacaacagaagaaataggaatgataggaatggttggactcgatggtccggtgggtctcttccaacctggtgattctgtgattctgtgattctgtgaaacagatAGAAACCTCAACAGAGTAAAACCAGCAGCCTCCTTCTCCATTCTCTCTTCAGGGTTTGTGGCATTAGTTTCCAGAGCCTATTGTTTTTGTCCAGCCAAACCTTTTGCCTTGTGCTTAGTGGTGACTGCGGCATGTGTGAAAATCATTGATGCAGAGAGGTGGCTGAAATGCTGGAGGAGAAGACAGGCTGGgaggaagactgaaaaatacatcTAAATACCATTTCAGAGAGTATACCCCACATTTCTCAGTGACATTTGCAGATCCTTAAGTCTGGTTGTTGTCTGTGGGCTGTGTGTCctgaatatttccattttttttctctacagcagcttaatttttattattttttttttccccttcatttcaCCTGGACAAGGTGATCTTCATTCCTTGTCTTTATTTGTTATGGAATAACCAGCAGTATTACAATTAGATATTTATGGCAGTGGTGATGATTTAGGAGTAGACAGCCAGCATGCATGCAATGAACATGGAAGCTCATTGTAAACTACCAGTCAAGTCAAGGTAAAAGGTGtctgacattaaaaaatctACATGTGATTATGCTACTTCATCTCCTTTGCAGTGAACAAAAGAGTTCAGGATCCTTAACTATGAAAGTTCTACGTATAAATAAGATATGTCTATTGTACAAAGAAATCTCAAAATCTATAATTGTACAGAAAGTCTGGGGATAGAGAAGCATCCATTCCTGTTGATGTGACAGTGCGTGATTTGCAAACAGCATGTATGTTGCCAGCAATaacactgggaggcactgagcTCTCCAAAGCCTCTTTCTAGTCCCATACTCACTACTATTTTGGCTTAGATGCCAGTTCAAGGGAGCATATTTATTGATGAATCTCTAAAGTGTAAAACTCTAAAACACATTGTTATTAAGTATGTACTTATGATCCATTGGAGCAAGTGTGACTTTGCAacaaaggaaattttatttcaacataCGGAAAAATTCTCAGCTGGGAGGGTGGTGAAACTTTTGGataggttgcctagagaagctgCAACACCTACCTCCTTGAAGATTTTGAAAACCCAACTGGACAGCCcctgagtaaagagctctgaCATTAAGGTCAACCCTGCTTTGAACAGGAGCTTGGACCCATTCTCACACCAAGATCTCTCTGAAACTAAatctttctatgattttatggctTTGACTCCTGACTACATCTAAGCATTTGCCAAAGATAGAACTGTGTCAGAAGAGCAGCTCCATCCCATGAAAtggaaacagtttttaaattgCCTTTTAATACTTTGTGTGGCCCAGCAAGCAAAGacacttttcttctcctcttcatcAGCCTCCCCACCATGCTAGCACTCCTCCACTCATCAAATAATTCAATTTAACTTTGCTGCAACTGGAGGCAAACACTgacttctcatgtcccttcagGAGGGTGTctaggaaggagagagaaggctGTGCCTGAGAGCATGAGGTGCACAGGTCTCCCAGATGTGGAGAGATGCAGCTGAAATGGAAACACTGGAGCTGGATAACAGAAGCCACTGGAGAAAAGCACTGACTGCAACACCACAACCCCAGCACCTCTTAACATTCATACTGACGGTGTGAGATTTTCTCCCTTCATCTTGTgttggggagagggaaggagaagctgcaCTGTGTAGCTTTGTTAGAAATACATAGGGAGGGAGATGATAGGGTAGGGGGCATGACAAGTCAGAAGGACACAAGGAAGATTGAAGTGTAGGGGAGTATGTATGTGGGAATTTGTATAAGAAATGGCCAATGCTACATGTATTTGAGGAAATGACATTGGATGGGTGAAtattaaggaaagaaatcagGTGTGAGGGAAATAGTGAGAGGTTCCAATAGTGAGACCCATATCAGAGAAGATGggctctctttctctccccttttcaGGCATCATAAGAAGTTCACAGGAGTGGTTTTTGTCTAATTGCAACAAAACTCTCAATAAACAAACAGGGACTTTACATTAATGTGAGAGACCTTAGAAATAGTAGATGGATACAAATATTAGTTACATATTTGAGGTATGACATTTCTTGGGACCTGTTCTCATTAGCTTATGTGTATTTTTAGTTAAGTAGAACTTAATTTGATAGCTCATTAGGAGCACATCCAAAAGGAACCACTGGATGCCCCTTAGCAAGTGTTCCTATACTTTTCTCTCACAACTGGTTGACTTTTGCACTGTGATCACATTTTGTGAAATAAAGAAAGCAAGCCACCTGTAACTGGAGAGTCTAGTGTTGCTAAACCCAGgatttttgtaagaaaaatttGCAGTCCAAAGTACCATAGTTTCCATTAATCAGTTTGTGTTTGTATGTGCCTGCACTTCAGAGAATGTTTAACCAAGGAAGAAACTGCCCCTCATCCCAATTCACACCAACTCCATGCAAGATGACatcattttaaaggaaactttATTTGTGCGTATGGAAAAGGCTTTGCCTTTTATGTTAGTGACAGGGAGAGCTAAGAAGCGCAACTGTTGTCAAATACCGTGTTGGTAAAGGATGAAATGTTTCGCAGAACTTTCTGGCCTGGTGCTTCTCTTCTACTCAGCGCCTTCCTCCTTTGCCACCCGTTGCTAAAgccaaagacaaagaaaagtgtgaaaaaaaactTACAGCAAAGTTGCAGTATAAAGAAACATACAGAATATCTGAGCATTTGTTATAAACTTTCCCAGGTCAGAGACCAAAGACCTGTGTTGTAACTTTGAAAGAGaccttttgaaataaagaactTTAATGCTGTCTCCAGTTCTCTATCATATACCCATACTAGACTAATGAGCTTCCTCACTGATGCATTCAGGTGTAGACTAGGCTTCTCATACCTTGGTTTGATTTATCTAGGTGTGGGCCACATTAGCTTGGCAAGGAGGTGAGGAAAACTTGTGCTTTGAGCTGGTAAGTCCAGGCAGGCGCCTCTGCTTTGGACCCAGCAAATTTCCTTTCTAGGTAAGAATGCTAACCTGTTCTAAAAGGCTACAAGACGTGAATTCAAGATTTCATCTGTCAGCTTGGTAACTCCATTCTCAGGTTTCACATTTTTCACCTACTTAAGCTGTTTCTGTGTTCAGATGTGAAGCTCTTGGTTTGGTCCTGAATTTGtgtttctaaaaaaattaatgaacttCCAACGTGGTGTTGATGAAAGCATAACCTAAACTTCCACCAGCCTTTTTTCTGTCACCATGAGTTTCAGATTTCTGCCTCTGCTATCCACCTGTATATTTGCAACTTTATGTGATAGTTATTTCCACTAATTCCATCGTTGCAGCTTCCTACCAAGTATTAAGCAACAAATAGGAGACATTTACAGCTTTTCATCGAGTAAATGTATAATTCAGCTGAAATCCTGCTGACTTCTTGGAAGTCATTTGTTATTTCATCTTTATTACAAGGACTCTCACTTACAGATTGACTGGACAGTGGAAGTTGTACCACCCCTGGGAGTTCCACCTCCATGGGATCTGGCCTCCTGGGACATCATTTTGGAGGCCTGGGATCCACTGGAGATCCCCTTCTCAGTAAAACCTGATGAATGGGTTGAGCCTTTGGCACCTACAACAGTTACAAAAGAGAAGTTACTCACTGGAAGGAAACTTACAGGATAACTATaaactactattttttttaaaaaagattaagGCTAGCAAATATCTCAAAGAATTATGGAGACTGCTTATTACTTGACTTGTTTGATCAGTACTCCGCTTTTTACCTACCACCTCTGGGAAGGGACATTTGCAGTGTTTTGTGGACAGTCTCAGAACACAAAGAAAATCTACAAATATCGCACAGGCTGGTTTTGATAAATTTGGATCTCCAATACAATTTCAGCCTGGTTTATCTCTGCCAAAATCACAGTTTTCTGAGGAACTGCCTGAGGACTGTGGAACAAACTCCTACAAGAACTAAGGATAACCTCACTTCCCACAGCATAAACCTCTGCATAATAGATACCTGTAGAATTCAAACACAGCGAGCTGTGGTAGCTAGTGACCAATTAATACGTATGTCTCCATCTCATGACAAATAAGCCCAAATCAAAATATTCTATTGCAAAGTCTTCTTCTCCTGGGAGAGGAGTAAACCATTAGCAATGACAAATGTTGGTGATAAAGTTTAAAGCATTCCTGAAGGATGCTCAAATATTTTGGTGATGAGCTTGTTATAACATCTTCTGTAAAGTGATACTGAACAATACTCATGCTCCGCGGCAGAATCAGCCTCTCCTTCGAGCGTGTTTGTTATGGGGGGAGGAAGGGTTACAGCCTGAATGAAAAGGTTAAGAAGATGTGTTTGAAGAGCGAGAGATTTCAGCGAGCACCTGCGGAAATGAAATCAGGTCCTTTTAGCTCTCAATCAGGCAGAGAATGTGTGGcaagctctcctgctgcagggagccaAACCTCACACCTGCCTTGGCAGTGGTACAGAGATAGTATTTTTCACATGGATAAAAACTCTCTTGTAGTATCTCCCGTAGGCTTCCTTGAGTCATGCAGATTTCTCTGCACCAAAACCAGTGGCTTTTATAGAACTGCATGGTTGATACAGTCatggaaagaataaaaccagGCATTGTTAAATGTTTACTTTGCTTCTCTCCTTTCTAAAGATTATCAGCTCATGGAGGGGTACAATTCTTCAGGCTTTTATTGTGGAAACTGCAACTTCATGCTCTGTATATGCATCACCACTGAAGAGTCTGCCACTGGTTATGGATATGCTGTAGTGCTCTTGTTTGTAACTGAAGGCAAGACTGTGCAGCTAGCTGTGCTCTAGCTTACAATTAGTAACTAGCAACTCCTGAGCACCAGGATTTCTGCTGCTAATGCACTGTGGTGCCCGAGAGCAGctctttctgttcttcactctctattctccttttctccttacTGTCTTACATActctttcctgctgctgctatCATCCCAATAAACAGTAACCTAAAGTCACTGATGAAATCATAAagagtaaaaagtaaaaaaagccTCACAAGAGTCACATACACCATCTTTCTAAATATGTCGCTTACTTCCTTGCTGTCTAGAGAACCTCAAGCTCTGAGCAATATTGGCATCAATGCGAATCAtatcttaaaacaaaataacataCTTCCTCTCAACCAAGCTTATTGCATTCTTGGCTATGAAAAGATGCTCCAAATTTGGACCCTGATCAGCTCATCTGGCTAAACCACCCATTTTATGGCTAGAAGATTCAGGTTCAGGTAAACCATTCAGTAGACTTCTAGCTGCTTACTATGAAATGGGTAGACCAGCAGTTGCCCAATAAGGCAGAGACCTTGTACTGAGCCTGCAGCCCACTGCAAATCACACTCTTGACACATGGGATATGGGGGTTCAAGGCACCTAAGGGTTTTGAAGTCTTTATCCAAGGTCAGCCTGCTAACTACCTTGCTGTTGGGTAAAGCAGGATTACATGGGACACTCTCCTCTGTGGAGTTATGCCTGCTTAGAGGATGCTTGTAGAATCAGGCCCCACAGGCAGGACTGGCAGGGAGAATACCTTGTGCATGAATCCCACAGGATCTGGGGTTAAACAAGAGCCAAGGTGCACAGACTGTTCTGTGCATGCAACAGAAAAGCAAGCACCTGCAGGTATCGCTCATGTGAAAGCCAGCGATGCCTGATTTTAATACTTAGATATGTACTGTCAAGGATGTGAATATATTTCCTTTGTGAATTCAGCTCTTGGACTGCAGCTAATTTCCCTTTGCTATAGTGTTTGCATAAGGTTTTATGGGTTCTCCTTGTATGGAAGTGTATGAGTAAAGAGCAAGGGAAATCTGATAATTTATATGAAATGTAGGTACACAGATCATGTTCTTGCATAAGTGTATCGTTGCTTACCACCACTATGACTTTCCATATTATTGATGATTCCTAGCAGAATGGAGGCAGCACAAACTTTACATAAACACTGTCCTGAATCTCATGAATACCACATACGTATGTCTACATTCGTGCATAAGTACATGAACAGAAAACACCCTTAATAGCATCCCACTCAGAACATGCAGTTAAATAGAGAAATCTTTTGTCTTCAGTGCAATAGAGGAATATAGGAGAGAAGAGATTACTTGGCGGGCTTGtgaaatttcaagaaaaaaacccctttgccCCTGTGCACTaaaccacaaaaccacacacacaaagttCTTACCCATTCCTTGGAGAGTAGAAGTAGGACCTCCAGATCGCACACCTCCCCCAGAGGACTTCGCTTCGTGGGACATGATCGATGAAGCGATTGATCCTCCTTTGATTCCGGAGGAAGTGTAACCAGCGTTGTGGACATTTCGGTCAGCCATTCCTCTTCCTGACAGTGTGGAAACCACTGCAGTGTCGCAAGGCTCAGCCTGGCTTTTTTATACACCGTTCAGCTCTCAGCTGGGAAATGAAACTGCTACCACAatcagagagaaaggaaagtgaAACTCATCCAGGAAACGAAACTAAACTTTGTGAACATgtctttttattgctgttgtcAAGGTGAAATTTAGTCAAACCAGCCAATTTCCTTTTATGATACTAAACCAGATTAGGAGCATATTAACCATTGATTGGCAACTGATGAGGCTGAGAACTTCACTTCTTCATTCTTTTGCATTGCACCCTATTGTACTGAACTGCACTTGGTTTAGCCCCTTGTTTTAAGAGCTAATACAACTGTGAACAAAGATTATAGACAAAGAGGGAGCAAAGTGGTGGTCATGTTGAAACTGAGTTGGTTGTAGCACCCAAGGGTTCAGCTCTGGTGCAGCTACCCTCAAAAAACAGAGATCTGGGAGTCAGAACTCCATTAATAATGgatgcttaaaaataatttctttatagaAGGAACTGTTAGGGGGCCTTATGTTGTTCAGGCAGATTGGTGCAgatgttttgttcttccttaTGCAAATCCTGCTAAAGCAGAGCCTCCGTCTTTAAAGAATGGGCCTTTACAAATGGCAGGCCCTTTTAATTGCAGGATTTGGagtagaatagaatcatagaatggtttggattggaagagaccttaaagatcatcctgttccaaacctcctgccatgggcagggacgcctcccaccagcccaggctgcccaaggccccatccaacctgaccatgaacacctccagggatggggcagccacagcttccctgggcaaccggggccagtgcttcaccacactccagctctctcagcctgtccttatagggaaggtgctccagccctctgatcatctttgtagcctcctctggacccgttccaacagttccatatccttcttatgttgaggattccagaactggacacaatactgcaAGcagagtctcacaagagaggaatagaggggcagaatctagAAGGTGTTTGCTTTTACCTTTACTTTTCAGCTTATTATAAAAACTTTGGACAGTCTATTCCATGAAAGTGAAGGAGAACAACATCAATCTCCTGCACTTGTGCTAGGGCTGTGCCTGTTTTGAGGTCTTAACAGCCCTGGCCCGCCTCCCTTGGACCTTCAGTGTTCTTTCTGCAGCTCCGTTGCAGTCATACCTCATTGATCAGACTGGGCTACAGCCTTTCTTCATGGCTTGACCTTGGATCTGTCTGGTTAGCAAGGATAAACTTGCCCAGCAATCCCTGGACAGTGACTGAGCCCGGCTGCCATCACCAGATCTGAACCCAATTTGTTGACTCATGTTTCTGGCTTGACCTTGGACTTGCCTCATTTAATACCACAACCTCCTGTTTAAAAAGATAAAGCGTCACTGCTTAAGTGGTATTGGAAACAAGCACTCATCCCCTGAGCTCGCACCTTCCAGAGGTCCTCTCCTTATTCCAATTCAACCAGAAAGATGTGCTTCTCCTCTCACCTGCTGGCTTTGCGTGAGACGTTTTCCTATATAGCCCccttatttttttgctttgttttactggTATTTCTGGTTAGAAAATATAACTTGCAAGATGTTAGGCAAGTGTAGTTGATGCCTAGCTAAGTCTGCAGGGAGCCTGGCACAGAAGCATTAAAGCAGTTTAAGTCTTTGGGGACCGTTTGCCAAAAATCCAAGCAGTGATAATTTAAGAGCCAAACTGATGCAACCTCTAGTTAAAGTatgggaggaaagagaaaataactaAGTTGTATCACTGACCCTGACATTATAACAGTAAATTGGATCTGGGAGAGCATCTGAGTAATTTCCCAGCTTGAGAAGCTAAAAAtctgaggagaggagaagggtaGTGTGAGCTGACCTGAAAAGAATCCAGTGT from Phaenicophaeus curvirostris isolate KB17595 chromosome 3, BPBGC_Pcur_1.0, whole genome shotgun sequence harbors:
- the LOC138718528 gene encoding interferon alpha-inducible protein 27, mitochondrial-like, which translates into the protein MADRNVHNAGYTSSGIKGGSIASSIMSHEAKSSGGGVRSGGPTSTLQGMGAKGSTHSSGFTEKGISSGSQASKMMSQEARSHGGGTPRGGTTSTVQSISTGGKGGRR